Proteins encoded by one window of Salicibibacter halophilus:
- a CDS encoding pyridoxal phosphate-dependent aminotransferase: protein MKLSKRVQTITPSSTLAITAKAKALKAAGHDVIGLGAGEPDFNTPEHIIEAATLSMQEGETKYTPSGGLPTLKEAIMDKFKRDQGLTYIQEEIMVSSGAKHALYTIFQTLLDEGDEVIVPAPFWVSYPEQIKLAGGTPVILQTKEENDFKMTREALTNAITPRTKALIVNSPSNPTGGMYTRDELQAIGEVAAEHDILIVSDEIYEKLIYGDAKHYSIATLSEDLKARTIIVNGVSKSYSMTGWRIGYAAGDKEIIQAMSNLASHSTSNPTTPAQYGAIAAYNAEQAPVEEMRQAFEDRLNRAYEQLIQLPGVSCMKPKGAFYLFPNVKEASEAGGFASVDDWAAALLEQEQVAIVPGAGFGAPDNVRLSYATSLSLITDALERIERFINRTTS from the coding sequence ATGAAACTGTCAAAACGAGTGCAAACAATCACTCCATCATCAACATTGGCCATCACTGCAAAAGCGAAAGCATTGAAAGCGGCGGGGCATGATGTCATCGGATTGGGCGCGGGAGAGCCTGACTTTAACACCCCTGAACACATCATTGAAGCAGCCACCCTTTCCATGCAAGAAGGAGAGACAAAATATACGCCGTCCGGGGGGTTGCCTACCCTGAAAGAAGCAATTATGGATAAATTTAAAAGAGACCAGGGCCTCACCTACATACAAGAGGAAATCATGGTATCTTCAGGAGCCAAGCACGCGTTGTATACCATTTTTCAGACGCTGTTGGACGAGGGGGATGAAGTGATTGTCCCCGCTCCCTTTTGGGTGAGCTATCCCGAACAAATTAAACTTGCCGGCGGAACACCTGTCATTTTGCAGACAAAAGAAGAGAATGACTTCAAGATGACAAGAGAAGCATTAACGAACGCGATAACCCCGCGAACGAAGGCTTTGATTGTCAATTCTCCGAGCAACCCGACCGGAGGAATGTATACAAGGGATGAACTGCAAGCCATCGGCGAAGTGGCGGCTGAGCATGATATCCTCATCGTTTCGGATGAAATTTACGAAAAACTGATCTATGGGGATGCAAAACATTATTCCATCGCCACGCTTTCGGAAGATTTAAAAGCGCGTACGATTATCGTAAACGGTGTATCAAAGTCGTATTCCATGACAGGATGGCGGATTGGCTACGCTGCGGGGGATAAGGAAATCATTCAGGCAATGAGCAACTTGGCGAGTCATTCCACGTCAAATCCGACAACACCGGCCCAATATGGCGCAATTGCCGCTTATAACGCGGAGCAAGCCCCCGTTGAAGAGATGAGGCAAGCGTTTGAAGATCGGCTAAACCGGGCATATGAACAACTCATCCAACTCCCGGGTGTCAGTTGCATGAAACCGAAAGGCGCATTTTATTTATTCCCGAATGTAAAAGAAGCATCGGAAGCCGGCGGCTTCGCCTCTGTAGACGATTGGGCAGCCGCTCTTCTGGAGCAAGAGCAAGTGGCTATTGTTCCCGGAGCAGGATTTGGCGCTCCTGACAATGTGCGTTTATCCTATGCGACCTCCCTTTCGTTAATCACGGATGCTTTAGAGCGGATCGAACGATTTATCAATCGCACAACGTCCTAA
- a CDS encoding DnaD domain-containing protein has protein sequence MERDVMIKLLEQGHVSIPAVFLDYYDALGIDEKDMMLLLHIHRFIQQGHTFPTPEQLAQKMTLTVNTCQEAIGRLLKRGVLRLEQKEDDNGLMYEKYSLGPFYDKVFAYLEAEQAPEKNKSDLDAGELYRLFENEFGRPLSPMEGETLAMWVDQDHYTYPLMRAALREAVISGKLNLRYIDRILFEWQKNGIKTPEEADAFSEKFRQKQRGKGTAEQPAQPYPNYNWLEAD, from the coding sequence ATGGAACGAGACGTTATGATCAAGCTTTTGGAACAAGGTCATGTATCGATTCCAGCCGTATTTCTTGATTATTACGATGCGCTTGGCATAGATGAGAAAGATATGATGTTGCTGTTGCACATCCACCGTTTTATCCAGCAAGGCCATACATTCCCAACGCCGGAACAATTGGCACAAAAAATGACATTAACCGTCAACACTTGTCAAGAAGCAATCGGAAGGTTGTTAAAACGTGGAGTTCTTCGCCTCGAACAAAAAGAAGATGATAACGGTTTGATGTATGAAAAGTATAGTTTAGGCCCTTTTTACGACAAAGTTTTTGCTTATCTAGAAGCAGAACAAGCGCCGGAAAAGAATAAAAGCGATTTAGATGCCGGGGAACTGTACCGGTTGTTCGAAAATGAATTTGGCCGCCCGCTTTCGCCTATGGAAGGGGAGACGCTGGCCATGTGGGTGGACCAGGACCACTACACGTATCCATTAATGCGGGCAGCATTGCGTGAAGCTGTAATATCAGGCAAATTAAATTTGCGTTATATTGACCGCATCCTTTTCGAATGGCAAAAAAATGGCATCAAAACCCCGGAAGAAGCAGATGCTTTCAGTGAAAAATTCCGGCAAAAGCAAAGAGGCAAAGGAACGGCTGAACAACCGGCCCAACCGTATCCAAACTACAATTGGCTGGAAGCTGATTAG
- the nth gene encoding endonuclease III, translating into MLSKRNTVYAIETMEEMFPEAKCELWHRNAFELLVAVILSAQCTDALVNKVTPGLFEKYKGPEDIGASSQEKLEEAIRSIGLYRNKAKNLKKMSHSLLTQHNGKVPADRDSLMELAGVGRKTANVVASVAFDLPAIAVDTHVERVSKRLGISRWKDSVLQVEKTLMEKLPEEKWSKSHHLLIFFGRYHCKARNPSCPDCPLLSICREGQKRMKAVNPGGKLP; encoded by the coding sequence ATGTTGTCGAAAAGAAACACCGTGTACGCCATTGAAACGATGGAAGAGATGTTTCCGGAAGCCAAATGTGAGCTTTGGCACCGGAACGCTTTTGAATTGCTCGTGGCTGTCATCTTGTCTGCCCAATGTACCGATGCCCTCGTCAACAAAGTGACGCCGGGTTTATTTGAAAAATACAAAGGACCCGAAGATATTGGCGCCAGTTCCCAAGAAAAGCTGGAAGAAGCGATTCGCTCGATCGGGCTTTACAGAAACAAAGCAAAGAACTTGAAAAAAATGAGCCACTCCCTTCTAACGCAACACAATGGCAAAGTGCCCGCGGACCGTGATTCATTAATGGAACTCGCGGGCGTCGGGCGCAAAACCGCGAATGTAGTGGCATCGGTGGCTTTTGATCTTCCTGCAATCGCTGTGGATACACACGTGGAACGAGTATCGAAACGACTTGGCATTTCCCGGTGGAAAGACAGTGTCCTGCAAGTAGAAAAAACACTTATGGAAAAACTTCCGGAAGAAAAATGGTCGAAAAGCCATCATTTGCTCATTTTTTTTGGCCGCTATCATTGCAAAGCACGTAATCCATCTTGCCCGGATTGCCCATTGCTTTCCATATGCCGGGAAGGGCAAAAACGAATGAAAGCTGTTAACCCCGGTGGTAAGCTCCCGTAA
- a CDS encoding dynamin family protein encodes MTTETLSPLEERKRTLPFGEPEKARLEKLDGKLSYDAPFSVAVCGHFSAGKSTLLNHLLGADLLPSSPIPTTANIMTIAAGDPCLTAITNDGERHVFAGHIPWEKLQSFALDGTSIREVQLSLPLPFLPAGVTLADTPGVDSTDDSHENYTGTELLTTDAIIYITDYNHVRSETNLRFLRQMQRENKPIILVVNQIDKHDENELPFSIFSHGLRDMLQRFGIDPIALYFTSCHELDHPENELANWIEDVRSLLFHAESLKERSQTRMMRSAVSALLERLYQDRARGEQAIEDSLQANGFSVGDHQSLVQIRERLKQLDEETRDAQADMRHRLDEFFKQTYLFPHDLMESAKTWIESLDPSFKVGMFGSKKKKAAEQEKREEALSTELKRRWDTEVLLYLSEFFKKQSLSSSTARHVQAAVQEIPFRAEEAGWLRSFVADGVKNEQYVYTLASRLNHALLKEVKDTVWPLYREIIADFEKQTEDERFRLSEKAEKLQEIETLEAENEERLKTVDHAITRVKASLEEVEGDERLEEDLEALLQRSPDLDGLQADVEVSERSQPLPEETRTFPSVEYSQKADQLPLGDWQGLRETVEKYMGQPYAEDERKHLHSTLKKAEQRDYMFVMAGAFSAGKSTFLNALVQEEIMPVSPTR; translated from the coding sequence GTGACGACGGAAACCCTCAGCCCTTTGGAAGAACGAAAACGAACATTGCCCTTCGGTGAACCGGAAAAAGCAAGGTTGGAAAAACTTGATGGGAAGCTCAGTTACGATGCCCCGTTTTCCGTTGCCGTTTGCGGGCATTTTTCCGCGGGAAAATCAACGCTGTTAAACCATCTGCTGGGGGCGGATCTTTTGCCATCCAGCCCGATTCCGACGACAGCAAACATTATGACCATCGCTGCCGGCGATCCATGTCTTACGGCGATTACAAATGATGGGGAGAGGCATGTCTTTGCCGGTCACATCCCCTGGGAGAAATTGCAATCCTTCGCGCTCGACGGTACGAGCATCCGGGAGGTTCAGCTTTCGCTTCCGCTCCCTTTTTTGCCCGCGGGCGTGACGCTGGCTGACACCCCCGGGGTAGATTCAACCGATGACAGTCATGAAAACTACACGGGGACCGAATTGTTAACGACAGATGCCATCATTTATATTACGGATTATAATCATGTACGTTCGGAAACGAACCTTCGTTTTTTACGGCAAATGCAACGGGAAAACAAACCGATCATTCTAGTCGTCAATCAAATTGACAAGCATGACGAAAACGAATTGCCTTTTTCTATTTTTTCACATGGCTTGCGGGATATGTTGCAGCGTTTCGGTATCGATCCCATCGCTCTTTATTTTACATCCTGCCATGAGCTCGATCATCCTGAAAATGAACTGGCCAACTGGATCGAAGACGTTCGTTCGCTTCTTTTTCATGCGGAATCGCTCAAAGAACGCTCCCAAACCCGGATGATGCGGAGTGCCGTTTCCGCGCTATTGGAACGTTTATACCAGGACCGCGCCCGGGGCGAACAAGCAATTGAAGATTCTTTGCAGGCAAACGGATTTTCTGTCGGGGATCATCAATCGCTCGTGCAAATCCGCGAAAGGTTAAAGCAGTTGGATGAAGAAACCCGGGATGCGCAAGCGGATATGCGGCATCGGCTTGATGAATTTTTCAAGCAAACCTATTTATTTCCCCACGACTTGATGGAATCGGCAAAAACATGGATCGAATCATTAGACCCTTCATTTAAGGTTGGAATGTTCGGATCGAAAAAGAAAAAGGCTGCCGAGCAAGAAAAGCGGGAAGAAGCGCTGAGCACTGAATTGAAACGACGCTGGGATACGGAAGTGCTTCTGTACTTAAGCGAGTTTTTTAAGAAACAATCGCTTTCTTCCTCCACTGCCCGCCATGTGCAAGCAGCTGTTCAAGAGATCCCGTTCCGTGCCGAGGAAGCCGGCTGGCTGCGCTCATTTGTTGCCGATGGGGTAAAAAACGAGCAATACGTTTATACGCTGGCTTCCCGTTTGAATCACGCGTTGCTAAAAGAAGTCAAGGATACGGTCTGGCCTTTATATAGGGAAATCATTGCTGACTTTGAAAAACAAACAGAAGATGAACGTTTCCGTCTTTCCGAAAAAGCAGAGAAGCTTCAGGAAATAGAAACGTTGGAAGCAGAAAATGAAGAACGTTTGAAAACCGTTGATCATGCAATCACGCGTGTAAAAGCATCGCTTGAAGAGGTAGAAGGCGATGAACGTTTGGAAGAAGACCTAGAAGCACTATTGCAACGCTCACCAGATCTGGACGGCTTACAAGCCGACGTGGAGGTCAGTGAACGAAGCCAGCCGCTGCCCGAGGAAACGCGTACGTTCCCTAGCGTGGAATATTCGCAAAAAGCAGACCAACTACCGCTCGGCGATTGGCAAGGGCTAAGAGAGACAGTGGAAAAATATATGGGCCAGCCGTACGCGGAAGACGAGCGAAAGCATTTGCATTCAACCCTAAAAAAAGCGGAACAACGCGATTATATGTTTGTAATGGCGGGCGCTTTTAGCGCTGGTAAATCAACGTTTTTAAATGCCCTTGTTCAGGAAGAGATTATGCCGGTATCCCCCACCCGATGA
- a CDS encoding dynamin family protein has protein sequence MTASLTVVRHPDEKHSHGNVSVQIKSEAVLNEEIQAVAYESGYTFNLARLKKAEGLSIAKTNTLAEKQRLEYLRALQLAVKKEQYDYGKTYDMNLHDWQEIAAKEDHACLIEESTVYFSSDITAKGWSFVDTPGVQSVNERHTRMAIEKIKKADRFMYVTYYHHAFSRADQSFIERMKEIQAPHYMVINAADLAKDKHEKQYVINFVDDQLKQNGCDDSVTVSLSSKKSLAPDGDQQFSNFMHYLETEEAARLQVTSHRQMNKRLQTLINALHTVATIGKQPLAERKKLAEQEKRSYMEKEHADLKHLETDDGEIKVWEGHATRRMLLAFADRFSKEIHVASVNGKDKHAREKQINQALEKFLQACEEEWQKELQAVADQIRASLTAQMVQIFGEGRSLEDMNVHLGTEVDFHMPPESLQTMAKKRKLKKSFFYDGEFDALKTDVFALLEEHVRERIQVAAESLMKDKNGQLDKIKEYARKKRKVEEEKHRKRLQFLTSEHPDLTPVDAELNMLRENADIAGLHVE, from the coding sequence ATGACAGCGTCGCTAACCGTGGTTCGCCATCCGGATGAGAAGCATTCACATGGCAATGTATCCGTCCAAATAAAATCTGAAGCCGTGTTGAATGAGGAAATTCAGGCAGTTGCCTATGAATCCGGCTATACGTTTAACTTAGCGCGGCTGAAAAAAGCCGAGGGTCTTTCCATTGCAAAAACAAATACGTTGGCGGAAAAACAACGGCTTGAGTATTTGCGTGCATTGCAATTAGCCGTGAAAAAAGAACAATATGACTACGGAAAAACCTATGACATGAACCTTCACGATTGGCAAGAAATTGCCGCGAAAGAAGACCACGCGTGTTTGATTGAAGAATCAACGGTGTATTTTAGCTCGGACATTACAGCAAAAGGATGGTCATTCGTGGATACTCCCGGCGTTCAATCGGTCAACGAGCGTCATACGAGAATGGCGATTGAAAAAATAAAGAAAGCCGATCGGTTTATGTACGTCACGTATTATCATCATGCCTTTTCCCGGGCGGATCAATCGTTTATTGAACGAATGAAAGAGATTCAAGCGCCGCATTACATGGTGATCAACGCGGCAGATCTGGCCAAAGATAAGCACGAAAAGCAATACGTCATCAATTTCGTGGACGATCAACTTAAACAAAATGGCTGTGACGACAGCGTTACGGTATCCCTTTCGAGTAAAAAGTCCCTCGCTCCGGACGGCGACCAACAGTTTTCCAATTTTATGCATTATTTGGAAACAGAAGAAGCTGCTCGTTTGCAGGTAACCTCTCATCGGCAAATGAACAAACGATTGCAAACGTTAATCAATGCTCTTCATACGGTTGCAACGATTGGAAAGCAGCCATTAGCAGAACGAAAGAAGTTGGCCGAACAGGAAAAACGCTCCTACATGGAAAAAGAGCATGCAGACCTGAAACACCTCGAAACAGATGACGGGGAAATTAAGGTTTGGGAAGGGCATGCAACGAGACGAATGTTGTTGGCCTTTGCGGATCGTTTTTCCAAGGAAATTCATGTGGCTTCCGTAAACGGCAAAGATAAACATGCACGGGAAAAACAGATAAATCAGGCGCTGGAAAAGTTTCTGCAAGCATGTGAAGAAGAGTGGCAAAAAGAACTGCAGGCGGTGGCCGACCAAATACGTGCGTCGTTAACAGCACAAATGGTGCAGATTTTTGGGGAAGGACGTTCACTCGAAGACATGAATGTTCACTTGGGAACAGAGGTTGACTTTCATATGCCGCCCGAATCACTGCAAACGATGGCAAAAAAGCGTAAGCTGAAAAAGTCCTTTTTTTACGATGGCGAGTTTGACGCTTTGAAAACAGATGTATTTGCTTTATTGGAGGAACACGTTCGCGAGCGCATTCAAGTTGCAGCTGAATCGTTAATGAAAGACAAAAACGGCCAGTTGGATAAAATCAAAGAATATGCGCGAAAAAAGAGGAAAGTAGAAGAGGAGAAACACAGGAAAAGGTTGCAATTTCTTACGTCTGAGCACCCGGATTTGACCCCGGTTGATGCAGAACTTAACATGCTCAGGGAAAATGCGGACATTGCCGGATTGCACGTTGAATAA
- a CDS encoding transglycosylase domain-containing protein, whose product MSEHRTRTEKRRAQESARNKKEKKSGAFKKVVVSALIVMLVVIIGGTATAVAMISNAPPLDTDELVFAEGATIYDKDDNEVLRLQGTENRTYREVSEMPEHLKDAFIAVEDYRFYDHMGIDVRRIGGAIAANITGGFGAEGASTITQQLVKQAFLSADQTVERKVQEQWLALSMEQQYSKDEILEMYLNINYFDESAWGVGEAAIRYFNKEDLSELTIADAAVLAAIPRRPSYYNPNSNPKAAEERRDLVISLMEEQELITSEEASEARAVDVEDQLDFTPAEENIAHQSFINHVMEEAESIEGIDGEDLYAAGFDIYTTLDPDAQQHAEDVIQSDAYIGQYPDNEDFQVGFSLLDTQTGAVRAMVGNREEAEAQRGWNHADTGSGQPGSTIKPVLDYGPVIDSQQWSTGEQLVDEPHEYSNGGSLTNYSGNYSGNVSMREALVRSLNIPAVKALQEVGPENAQAFAEGLGLEFDEDPIHESYALGGTDEGISSLDMAAAYAAFGNEGVYNEPHSIRKIEFRDGREIESSLESERAMNDYTAYMISDMLKDVVTDASGTGQRANVEGLPLAGKTGTSNFDGPERQEMGVPEGGVPDVWFNGYTTDYSAAVWTGHNPRQSGYLIGEERSIAQDIFRHIMEHVHEGEETGDFTQPNSVCETEMEDGSGLLPSEHTPDSEITTELFVCGNEPQQTSDAYEVDGSISGLDATYEEEDGEIIVNWDFPEEEADDVTFSVSHDPGDGMNEVADSSDQQYILSGPEPGEHTFEVEAMQNGSNIDSAETSVEVPDGVEDEDDDANEDEEGRSEDEDDDGDQEDEDEEDDNESDEDSEDENDDEDEESDEEDDEDDEDEDNS is encoded by the coding sequence ATGTCCGAACACCGAACAAGAACGGAAAAACGGCGCGCCCAGGAATCGGCGCGTAACAAGAAAGAAAAGAAAAGTGGCGCTTTCAAGAAAGTTGTCGTAAGCGCGCTTATTGTTATGCTTGTTGTCATCATCGGCGGAACAGCGACGGCGGTAGCGATGATTTCAAACGCCCCTCCGCTCGATACCGATGAGCTTGTGTTCGCGGAAGGCGCGACCATTTATGATAAAGATGACAATGAGGTTTTGCGCTTACAAGGGACGGAAAATCGTACATACCGAGAAGTTTCGGAAATGCCCGAGCACTTGAAAGATGCCTTTATCGCTGTGGAAGACTATCGCTTCTACGATCATATGGGCATTGACGTCCGCCGAATCGGCGGTGCCATTGCCGCGAATATCACGGGAGGATTCGGTGCCGAGGGCGCGAGTACCATCACGCAGCAGCTTGTTAAACAAGCTTTTTTGTCCGCGGATCAGACGGTTGAAAGAAAAGTGCAGGAACAATGGCTTGCCCTAAGCATGGAACAACAATATTCCAAAGATGAGATCTTGGAAATGTACTTAAACATTAATTATTTTGATGAAAGTGCCTGGGGGGTTGGCGAGGCTGCCATTCGTTACTTCAACAAAGAAGATCTAAGCGAGCTGACCATTGCCGATGCAGCCGTATTGGCGGCCATTCCGCGGCGGCCCTCTTATTACAATCCGAACAGTAATCCGAAAGCCGCCGAAGAACGGCGTGATTTAGTCATTTCCCTGATGGAAGAACAAGAGCTGATTACAAGCGAGGAGGCTTCCGAAGCAAGAGCTGTCGATGTGGAAGACCAGCTTGATTTTACTCCTGCCGAAGAAAATATCGCTCATCAATCGTTTATTAACCATGTGATGGAAGAAGCAGAAAGCATCGAAGGAATTGATGGGGAGGATTTGTATGCAGCCGGCTTTGACATTTACACAACTTTGGACCCGGATGCCCAGCAACATGCAGAAGATGTGATCCAATCCGATGCGTATATTGGGCAATACCCGGATAATGAAGACTTTCAAGTCGGCTTTTCCCTTCTTGATACACAAACCGGGGCCGTACGTGCCATGGTAGGCAATCGGGAAGAAGCCGAAGCGCAAAGAGGCTGGAATCATGCCGACACAGGCAGCGGCCAGCCAGGCTCTACCATTAAACCGGTGCTTGACTACGGGCCGGTCATCGACTCCCAGCAATGGTCTACGGGCGAGCAACTTGTCGATGAACCCCATGAATACTCCAATGGCGGCTCCCTTACTAATTACAGTGGCAATTACAGCGGAAATGTCTCGATGCGTGAAGCGCTTGTGCGTTCCTTAAACATTCCGGCCGTGAAAGCATTACAAGAAGTCGGGCCGGAAAACGCTCAAGCATTTGCGGAAGGCCTTGGCCTGGAATTTGACGAAGATCCCATCCATGAATCCTATGCATTGGGCGGTACTGATGAAGGGATTTCCAGTCTGGATATGGCCGCTGCCTATGCAGCCTTCGGCAATGAAGGAGTCTACAATGAACCCCACAGTATCCGTAAAATTGAATTTCGGGATGGCCGTGAGATTGAATCTTCTCTTGAATCCGAGCGGGCGATGAACGATTATACCGCCTATATGATTTCGGATATGCTTAAAGATGTCGTCACAGATGCTTCCGGCACCGGCCAACGAGCCAATGTGGAAGGCTTGCCCCTGGCCGGTAAAACGGGGACGTCCAATTTCGACGGACCCGAAAGACAAGAAATGGGCGTCCCTGAAGGCGGCGTACCCGACGTTTGGTTCAACGGGTACACAACCGATTATTCCGCAGCGGTATGGACCGGACATAACCCGCGTCAAAGTGGCTATTTAATCGGAGAAGAACGGTCCATTGCCCAGGATATTTTCCGCCATATTATGGAGCATGTCCATGAAGGGGAAGAAACAGGGGATTTTACACAGCCCAATTCTGTCTGTGAAACGGAAATGGAGGACGGCAGCGGGCTATTGCCGAGTGAACACACCCCTGACAGCGAAATTACCACCGAACTTTTTGTGTGCGGAAACGAACCGCAGCAAACCTCTGACGCCTATGAGGTGGATGGCTCGATTTCGGGACTTGATGCCACCTATGAAGAAGAGGATGGGGAAATTATCGTTAATTGGGACTTCCCCGAAGAAGAAGCGGACGATGTCACGTTCTCCGTCAGCCACGATCCCGGAGACGGCATGAATGAGGTTGCTGACAGTAGTGATCAACAATACATTCTTTCCGGGCCCGAACCCGGTGAGCACACCTTTGAGGTGGAAGCAATGCAAAATGGAAGCAACATCGATTCCGCGGAAACGAGCGTGGAAGTGCCGGATGGCGTCGAGGATGAGGATGACGATGCGAATGAAGACGAAGAAGGGCGTTCCGAGGATGAAGATGATGATGGCGATCAAGAGGATGAAGACGAAGAAGATGATAATGAGTCTGATGAAGATAGCGAAGACGAGAACGACGATGAGGACGAAGAGTCTGACGAGGAGGATGACGAGGACGATGAAGATGAGGATAACTCCTGA
- the recU gene encoding Holliday junction resolvase RecU, which yields MRFRYPNGKLYTSKKRTSSPSVNNGNRGMRLEDDINESIAYYRREKMAVIHKKPTPVQIVNVDYPARSRAKITEAYFRQASTTDYNGVYRGFYLDFEAKETRQKQSFPFKNFHEHQLQHLTDVDEEQGLAFLILRFAETDEIFVMKASVFIQLKETSTRKSLQKQVIAKNSIAVSSGFIPTIDFLPAVDRLFFQ from the coding sequence TTGCGTTTTCGATACCCCAACGGAAAATTATATACGTCCAAAAAAAGAACCTCCTCCCCTTCAGTAAACAATGGAAATCGAGGCATGCGTTTGGAAGATGACATTAACGAATCGATTGCCTACTACCGGCGGGAAAAAATGGCTGTCATTCACAAAAAGCCGACGCCTGTCCAAATCGTTAATGTTGATTATCCGGCAAGAAGCCGGGCGAAAATTACGGAAGCTTACTTTCGGCAAGCTTCAACTACCGACTATAATGGCGTTTATCGCGGATTTTATCTTGACTTTGAAGCGAAGGAAACGAGACAAAAACAATCGTTTCCTTTTAAAAATTTCCATGAACACCAACTTCAACACTTAACGGATGTAGATGAGGAGCAAGGCCTTGCTTTTCTGATCCTCCGTTTCGCGGAAACGGATGAAATTTTTGTGATGAAAGCTTCTGTTTTTATCCAATTAAAAGAGACAAGCACACGCAAGTCATTGCAAAAACAAGTCATTGCCAAAAATAGCATAGCTGTATCCAGCGGCTTCATTCCGACAATTGATTTTTTGCCTGCCGTAGATCGGTTATTTTTTCAATAA
- a CDS encoding DUF370 domain-containing protein yields MTQKPLNIGFGNIVPSGRIVSIVQADSAPTKRMIQEARERQMLVDATNGRKTRSIILVDSEHLILSAIHPETVAQRLDA; encoded by the coding sequence ATGACGCAGAAGCCTTTAAATATTGGTTTTGGCAACATTGTGCCTTCGGGTCGTATCGTTTCCATTGTGCAAGCGGATTCTGCCCCGACCAAAAGAATGATTCAAGAGGCTCGGGAACGGCAAATGCTCGTCGATGCAACAAACGGGCGCAAGACAAGAAGCATTATCTTGGTCGACAGCGAACATTTAATCTTGTCGGCGATCCACCCGGAAACTGTCGCACAAAGACTGGATGCTTAA
- a CDS encoding MerR family transcriptional regulator — protein sequence MATLVKTKTVAEVLRVAPKTVQTWVRKYQIPVQTNDRGHYLYDHKAIDRLQSVKSTQMPEENEGFVERETKPPYGEAEKRMDDILRRLDHLEQMIEQKADEVVSFQLLKHRQELDEVQSSLAVMDDNLKHLQNDKVESQRKLEGPKKERGKLANMFLFSS from the coding sequence ATGGCAACATTGGTGAAGACGAAAACCGTGGCTGAAGTATTGCGAGTCGCTCCGAAAACGGTTCAAACGTGGGTGAGGAAGTATCAAATTCCGGTGCAAACGAATGACCGCGGCCATTATTTATATGACCACAAAGCCATTGATCGTTTGCAAAGCGTAAAATCCACCCAAATGCCTGAGGAAAATGAAGGATTCGTCGAGCGGGAGACAAAGCCGCCCTACGGAGAAGCCGAGAAACGAATGGATGACATTTTGCGCAGGTTGGACCACTTGGAACAAATGATTGAACAAAAAGCCGATGAAGTAGTCAGTTTCCAGCTCCTTAAGCATCGGCAAGAATTGGACGAAGTTCAAAGTTCGCTTGCCGTAATGGATGACAATCTAAAACATTTGCAAAACGATAAGGTAGAATCGCAACGAAAGCTCGAAGGTCCGAAGAAAGAGCGTGGAAAATTGGCGAATATGTTTTTATTCTCAAGTTAG
- a CDS encoding DUF1798 family protein, translated as METEIIALSKHLSEKMEEANRYRKAVDLGRSFSFQEEIVPFVDDVQARAEEWRSSVQTLLSTRAIGVLHPDQVEHTYENMYVMATDSFQSHMQEQRYQERLQAVAYILNLVLEELEPKER; from the coding sequence ATGGAAACAGAAATTATTGCCTTGAGCAAGCATTTATCGGAAAAGATGGAAGAGGCAAACCGTTATCGAAAAGCGGTCGACTTAGGCCGGAGTTTTTCGTTTCAAGAGGAAATCGTCCCCTTCGTGGACGATGTGCAGGCCAGGGCCGAGGAATGGCGTTCGAGCGTGCAAACGCTTCTTTCCACACGTGCGATCGGGGTGCTGCACCCTGACCAGGTGGAGCATACGTATGAAAATATGTATGTGATGGCAACGGACTCTTTTCAATCGCATATGCAAGAACAACGCTATCAAGAACGGTTGCAAGCGGTGGCATACATTTTGAATTTGGTCCTCGAAGAATTAGAACCAAAAGAACGATAG